The DNA window TAAAAAGCTTTATAGAATCTAATAATAGTCAAAAGAACGATTGGTAAAAAAAAAGCCCGAACAGTAATGTTCGGGCTTTCTTGTTTCGTTTACAAATTTTGGCGCTTGTATGGTTGCTCCTCAGCAGAGCCTTACTCCCTCCTCATTGTATTGCAAATATATGTTTTCTTTTCATACGAACTTCACTAAACACGATTTTTTTGTACCTTGCAACGACTTACGGTTTTCCGATAAGTATAACCTACTATACTTATTTTTTCCTGACGTCAAAATAAGTGTAGGCTCTACGAGGTTACCCACTTCGTGGGGGTAGGGGTTAAAACCCCTTTTTTAAAATCGCAAAATAGAAAAGTTAGGAATGGGAAAAGTAGCATATCACGTCGAAAAGGGAATGGATAGTTCGGGAGGATTAGGACATCATATTGACAGAACAGAAGGACAAGAACATACCTATCCACACGCAGATTTATCTCGAGGAGATATGAATAAAAATTATGCAGTCAATAAATACTGTAGTATGGAACTACCCAAAGCCATAGAAGCACGTATCCAAGACGGCTATAATGGCAAAAGGAAGATAAGAACGGACGCCGTTCGATTTCTCTCACATATCCTTTCCGGAACTCACGAGGATATGATATCTATATTTGCTGATGAAAAGAAAAAAGAACAATGGGTACAAGCAAACTATGAATTCTTAAAAGAACAATATGGAGCAGAAAACATAGTTAGATTCTCTCTACATCTTGATGAAAAAACCCCTCACATACACGCAATCACAATTCCTTTGACAAAAGAAGGGAAGCTTTCTGCTAAAGAAGTAATGGGTAATAGAATAGAACTACAAAAAAAGCAAACAAGCTATGCTCAGTATATGAAGCCTTTTGGCTTAGAAAGAGGAGAATTAGGCTCTACAGCTAAACACGAAAGTCTTGATGAATACCGTAGAAGAGAAAATCAAATTGGTTTAAAAGTTGATGAACCTATTGAACTCGTAATGAAAAAAAAAATATATGGTTCTTCAATAGACAAAGATGCTACAATTGAAAAGCTAATAGAAGACATAAAGACACATAGAGTCGTTTTAGAGGACGAAAAAAATAAGGCTGACGAAGTATATCAAAAAGAAGAAAGAAGGCATATAAAGGCAGAAAAACAACTTCAAAGCAGTTATAAAGAACTCAAGGAAGAACTTTATGACTCAGATATGGAAAACATAGAACTAAGGAAAAAAGTTACAGCGTATAAAGAGATAATGGATCAATTAGTTTTAAACCCTAATGAAGTAGCAAATGATATCTTAACACGCAGACTAAATTTAGCAACTAAAAAAATCAAAGAAGAAATTGTAAAGGATGTAAATAATGGCGAAAGCCCTGCGAATGTAGATAAGTATTTACGTAAACACATCCCTCCAATTAGTCCACTTTTTAAAGGGTCAATATGGGAACTACTGCAAAAAATAACAAAGAATAGAGACGAATACGAAAACAAACTATACACGTTTCTAAAGGAAACTAAAGAGCAATTTATAAAGCTCACTGAAGAAGTTACAACCAAAGTATCAAGAGGTTTTAAACGTTAATTCTACGTTTCTCTATTTCAAATAAAACAGAACAGAAAACGCTTCGCTAATTCTGTTCTGTTTTATTCGACAACCTTTATATTTCTAACCTTGTTTTGTTCGGAAAATGCTTAAAAAACCTAAGTACAAATAATTATTTAATTATTTGGATAATCAGTCAATTTCTTAACCTTTTCGGGGATTGCAAGACCTACGAGAGCATTCCCATCTTCTTTATCATACCAATCATCTGTACACCATTTGAAAATACGATTTGCCATCCCCTCGAGTACAATACCACCCTCTAAATCATCTTCATCAAACTCCTCTTCTATCGCTTTAATTCCTCCAAAAGCTTGATAAGTACGTTTCCCTTTTAGGGCATTAAATACCAAATCATAACGCTCTGCATTTGCTTTAGAGTTACTTTTTACTTCAGATTTAAAAGCATACTTGAATAACTCTTTAAATGAAAATTCATCGGCAAATCGAATATCTTGAGCAAGCCTATTTGCTTGAGGAAAACGTTTAAGCCATTGCCCAATTAACCATTCACCCTCTGCCCACCCATCTAAGATAATATGAAAATGATAGTGATACAATCCTCCTGGGCGAATAGTA is part of the Myroides oncorhynchi genome and encodes:
- the mobV gene encoding MobV family relaxase, encoding MGKVAYHVEKGMDSSGGLGHHIDRTEGQEHTYPHADLSRGDMNKNYAVNKYCSMELPKAIEARIQDGYNGKRKIRTDAVRFLSHILSGTHEDMISIFADEKKKEQWVQANYEFLKEQYGAENIVRFSLHLDEKTPHIHAITIPLTKEGKLSAKEVMGNRIELQKKQTSYAQYMKPFGLERGELGSTAKHESLDEYRRRENQIGLKVDEPIELVMKKKIYGSSIDKDATIEKLIEDIKTHRVVLEDEKNKADEVYQKEERRHIKAEKQLQSSYKELKEELYDSDMENIELRKKVTAYKEIMDQLVLNPNEVANDILTRRLNLATKKIKEEIVKDVNNGESPANVDKYLRKHIPPISPLFKGSIWELLQKITKNRDEYENKLYTFLKETKEQFIKLTEEVTTKVSRGFKR
- a CDS encoding protein rep, whose product is FVTLTLPTVEGEELSMRIDEMEKEWRLIYQSTKKAKYKKGYQIFKGIRKAECTIRPGGLYHYHFHIILDGWAEGEWLIGQWLKRFPQANRLAQDIRFADEFSFKELFKYAFKSEVKSNSKANAERYDLVFNALKGKRTYQAFGGIKAIEEEFDEDDLEGGIVLEGMANRIFKWCTDDWYDKEDGNALVGLAIPEKVKKLTDYPNN